The following nucleotide sequence is from Pseudonocardia sp. C8.
CCGTGGTCTCTGCCCACGCATGCGCGGGTCGTTATCCTCGATCGTCGCCGCGGGCGGCGGGTTCGCTGTAGGCGGTCGGGCGCGGACGCCCCGGGAGAGGAACGTCGTTGAGCGCGCAGCACGAGCAGTACCTGGTCGGCCTGGACCTGTCCGGCCGGCGGGTCGTCGTCGTCGGCGGGGGACAGGTCGCTCAGCGCCGGGCCGCCCGGCTGATCGCGGCCGGGGCCGACGTCGAGGTCGTCTCGCCCGAGGTCACCCCGGCCGTCGAGGGCATGGCCTCGGCCGGCGAGATCACCTGGAGAGCCCGGCGGTACGCCGACGGCGACCTCACCGCGGCCTGGTACGCCATCGCGGCCACCGACGACCCGGCCGTCAACGAGGCGGTCGCCGCGGAGGCCGAGCGGAACCGGGTCTTCTGCGTCCGCGCCGACGACGGGGCGCGGGGCACCGCGGTCACCCCGGCCACCGGCGGGTACGACGGGCTGACCGTCGGCGTCCTCGCCCGGGGCGCGCACCGCCGCTCGGCCGCCGTGCGGACCGCGTTGATCGAGGCGCTGCAGTCCGGGCTCGTCGACGAGGACGCCGAGCTGCCGCAGGCCGGTGTCGCGCTCGTCGGCGGCGGGCCCGGCGACCCCGAGCTGATCACGGTCCGCGGGCGCAGGCTGCTGTCCCGTGCCCAGGTCGTCGTCGCCGACCGGCTCGGGCCGCGGGACATCCTCGACGAGCTGTCCCCCGACGTCGAGGTGATCGACGCCTCCAAGATCCCGTACGGCCGCGCGATGGCCCAGGAGAAGATCAACGAGCTGCTGGTCGGGCACGCCCGTGCCGGGAAGTTCGTGGTCCGGCTCAAGGGCGGGGACCCGTTCGTCTACGGCCGCGGGTTCGAGGAGGTCCAGGCGTGCGCCGCCGCGGGCGTCCCTGTC
It contains:
- the cobA gene encoding uroporphyrinogen-III C-methyltransferase, translated to MSAQHEQYLVGLDLSGRRVVVVGGGQVAQRRAARLIAAGADVEVVSPEVTPAVEGMASAGEITWRARRYADGDLTAAWYAIAATDDPAVNEAVAAEAERNRVFCVRADDGARGTAVTPATGGYDGLTVGVLARGAHRRSAAVRTALIEALQSGLVDEDAELPQAGVALVGGGPGDPELITVRGRRLLSRAQVVVADRLGPRDILDELSPDVEVIDASKIPYGRAMAQEKINELLVGHARAGKFVVRLKGGDPFVYGRGFEEVQACAAAGVPVTVVPGITSAFAAPAVAGTPVTHRGVAHEIVVVSGHVAPDDPRSLTDWTALGRMTGTIVLMMAVERIGRFADALITHGRAPDTPVLIVQDGTTRIQRSVRTTLEAAEKVAAEEGVSPPAIVVIGPVAGLEAPVGRG